The following DNA comes from Candidatus Methylacidiphilum fumarolicum.
AAAATTAGAATGGACAGCCATAAGATCTTCATTTTGCCAAATCAAGGGAAGAGAAGCTAAACATTGCTTTTCTTCTTTAGACAAAATCGACCGGGTAAAATGTATGGCTTCCAGAGCGATAGGATTCAGTTGATTTGCAATCGCTTCTGGGATTTGAGGCAAAGAACAGTAATAATCGTGGTTTCCCATGAGAATGATCTCAGCCTGTTCTCTTATCTTTTGTAAGCATCGAGAAGGTTCGGCCCCATAGCCTACCACATCCCCAAGACATATTATTTTATCTACTTGTATTTTGGCAATTTCTTCCAGAACCGATTCCAAAGCCTCTAGATTCCCATGAATGTCACTTAAAAAAGCGATTTTCATTTTCCAATCTAATAAATTTTCTCGAAATACGAAACCGTTGATAAGTTTTTCTTTTTGTCTAACATTATTCTTGACTATAGATAGTCTATTTTATTACTAGAGTTAATTCTATGCGTATTTTTCCCTCTATCATTGAGACAATTGGAAGGACGCCTTTGGTTCGATTAAATAAAATGACCCAAGGACTGGAGGCACAAGTAGCTATTAAATGTGAATTTTTCAATCCTTTGAGTAGTGTCAAAGACCGCATTGGTATAGCAATGATCAATCAGGCGGAAAGAGAAGGGAAAATAGACGCTAAGACAACGATCATTGAACCGACTTCTGGGAACACTGGAATTGCATTGGCCTTCGTAGCGGCTGCCAAAGGTTATCCTCTTATTTTAACCATGCCCGAAAGCATGAGTATAGAACGAAGAACTCTTCTAGCCCTCCTTGGTGCTCGTCTGATATTGACTCCAGCTCAACAAGGTATGCGTGGGGCGGTCGAGAAAGCAATAGAAATTGCATCGAAAACCGAAAATAGCTGGATCCCTCAACAATTTGACAATCCCGCTAATCCTGAAATCCATCGGAGGACCACAGCCGAAGAAATCTGGAATGATACAGAGGGAAAAGTAGATATTTTTGTTGCTGGTGTGGGAACTGGAGGCACGATTACAGGAGTGAGTGAGGTAATAAAGAAAAGAAAATCATCGTTTTATTCTGTTGCCGTTGAACCAGCTGCCTCCCCCGTCATTTCTCAGACTCTTAGAGGGGAACCTCTAAAGCCTGGTCCCCATAAAATTCAAGGGATAGGAGCAGGTTTTGTCCCTAAAAATCTGAATCTTAAGATAATTGATGAAGTCTTTACAGTAACTGATCAAGAGGCAATCACTACGGCTCAACGGCTTGCTTCCGAAGAAGGCATTCTAGCAGGTATTTCTTCTGGAGCTACTGTTTTTGCCGCCATCGAAATTGCTAAGCGCAAAGAAAATAAAGGGAAATTGATTGTAGCTATCGCAGCCAGCACAGGAGAAAGATATTTAAGTACTGCCCTTGCAGAGCAGGCTAAAAAATTTGCAGGTGGTATTATCTAAATTTTTTATCTTTTCCCTTGACTTGTTATACTTTTAAAATATGTTTTAGTACAAATCAAATATTACAAATCTGATTCTTACCTTTTCTTAATGTACCAAAATAACGGAAGTTATTTTCAATAATTTCTTATTTACTTTCTCAACTTTTCACTAATTCTAAGCGTATCAATATTAAGCAATGGATAACAACGATTCTGCTCTCAAACTTTATTTAAGGGAAATAAGCCAGATTCCACTACTGACAAAAGAAAAAGAAGTGGAATTGGCTAAAAGAATACAACAAGGGGATCAAGAGGCAAGACGGCAAATGATTCAGGCCAACCTCCGGTTGGTCGTGAAGATAGCACATGACTATGCCAATAGTGGGTTGCCTCTACCAGACCTTATTTCCGAAGGCAACATTGGACTAATGAAAGCGGTCGATCGCTTCGACCCCTCAAAGGGAGGGAAGCTGAGCACTTATGCTGCATGGTGGATCAAGCAGTCCATCAAACGGGCTCTAGCCAATCAAAGTAAAACAATTCGCCTTCCAGTCCATCTTGTTGATAAAATCGCTAAGATGAGAAGGGTAGCCATGCAGCTGTCGGAAGTTCTTGGAAGGGATCCAACAGATGAAGAATTAGCTGAGGAACTTGGCATGTCTACAACCAAAGTTGCTGAGTTAAGGACGATTGCTATCAGACCCGCTTCTCTCGATGCCACGGTAGGAGAAGAAGAGGATGGTACATCCTTGGGAGAACTAGTTAAGGATGAATCAGCAACGAGTCCCGACCAATCTGTTCTTGACCAAAATCTTAAGAATACTATTCTCGAATTGCTGCCTAAGCTCGATGAAAGGGAAAGAAAAATATTAAGTCTTAGATTTGGGCTAGAAGGCAATGAACAAATGACTTTGGAAGAGATCGGAAAAGAATTTCATGTAACTAGGGAAAGAATTCGTCAACTCCAAAATATTGCTTTACGAAAAATTCGAAAAGAGCTAGAAAAACAAGAAAAAGGGAAAAACCGTCTTACGAATAAACAATCCTTAAAAAAATAGTAGAAATAAAGGGAAAATACTCTTTTTCACATGACCTATGTTTTAAGTAGCTCTATCGAAAGGCTTAAGGAAAAAATTCGAAATATCCCCAATTTTCCCCGTCAGGGAGTACAATTCAAAGATATAACCCCTGCAATCGGTGAGGGACAATTCTTTAGATTGATAATGACAATCTTTATTTCTCGTTATCAAAAGAAAAAAATTGATAAAATTGCTGCAATCGATGCCCGAGGATTTATTTTTGCAGGAGCTTTGGCTCATTCTTTGGGAGTTGGGATTATTCCCATCCGAAAAAAGGGAAAATTACCCTATAAAACTTATGAATTGCCTTATAAAAGCGAATATGGGGAAGAAATTTTAACAATACATCAAGACGCCATAACCAAGGGAGAAAGTATCTTAATTATAGATGATGTGTTGGCAACTGGTAATACAGCGCTTACTGCAGCTTTGCTTATCGAAAAGTGTGGTGGGAATCTAATGGAATTAGGATTTCTTGCTGAGCTGTGTGATTTAAAAGGGAGAGAAAAGCTTTTCCCATTTCCTTGTTATTCTATTCTTCAGTTCTAGTGATACTCCCCTATTGCTAAAGGGGATGGGTATTCTCCCTCTTTTAAAAAAATTGAAACCCATCTCTGTTCCTAAAAACATTCTTGGGTCTTGATTA
Coding sequences within:
- a CDS encoding adenine phosphoribosyltransferase, which encodes MTYVLSSSIERLKEKIRNIPNFPRQGVQFKDITPAIGEGQFFRLIMTIFISRYQKKKIDKIAAIDARGFIFAGALAHSLGVGIIPIRKKGKLPYKTYELPYKSEYGEEILTIHQDAITKGESILIIDDVLATGNTALTAALLIEKCGGNLMELGFLAELCDLKGREKLFPFPCYSILQF
- a CDS encoding sigma-70 family RNA polymerase sigma factor — protein: MDNNDSALKLYLREISQIPLLTKEKEVELAKRIQQGDQEARRQMIQANLRLVVKIAHDYANSGLPLPDLISEGNIGLMKAVDRFDPSKGGKLSTYAAWWIKQSIKRALANQSKTIRLPVHLVDKIAKMRRVAMQLSEVLGRDPTDEELAEELGMSTTKVAELRTIAIRPASLDATVGEEEDGTSLGELVKDESATSPDQSVLDQNLKNTILELLPKLDERERKILSLRFGLEGNEQMTLEEIGKEFHVTRERIRQLQNIALRKIRKELEKQEKGKNRLTNKQSLKK
- the cysK gene encoding cysteine synthase A, which codes for MRIFPSIIETIGRTPLVRLNKMTQGLEAQVAIKCEFFNPLSSVKDRIGIAMINQAEREGKIDAKTTIIEPTSGNTGIALAFVAAAKGYPLILTMPESMSIERRTLLALLGARLILTPAQQGMRGAVEKAIEIASKTENSWIPQQFDNPANPEIHRRTTAEEIWNDTEGKVDIFVAGVGTGGTITGVSEVIKKRKSSFYSVAVEPAASPVISQTLRGEPLKPGPHKIQGIGAGFVPKNLNLKIIDEVFTVTDQEAITTAQRLASEEGILAGISSGATVFAAIEIAKRKENKGKLIVAIAASTGERYLSTALAEQAKKFAGGII